A part of Kryptolebias marmoratus isolate JLee-2015 linkage group LG8, ASM164957v2, whole genome shotgun sequence genomic DNA contains:
- the znf362b gene encoding zinc finger protein 362b isoform X1, which yields MNLLIEFNPTVYFRMAEPRFNNPYFWPPPPSMPSQLDNLVLINKIKEQLMAEKIRPLHLPPTSTPSQQPLLVPASSPDGGAQHGMPVPKPQQVPGHHAAQPQGSGQPDIALHARATSSSGPDGSLDDKSAVKAKGLWEDWHMRQLGEQPGRVNHRLGLAPSSRPDSHSTSEALTPTTPTSSSQNRLGGAPTVNILSGLASGPGVDHMKVGGLAGLLGPPPKAPRGRKKIKAENSSGPLLVVPYPILADQGCVTVAPKEGKTYRCKVCPLTFLTKSEMQIHSKSHTEAKPHKCPHCSKTFANASYLSQHLRIHLGIKPYHCSYCENSFRQLSHLQQHTRIHTGDRPYKCAHPGCEKAFTQLSNLQSHQRQHNKDKPYKCPNCYRAYSDSASLQIHLSAHAIKNAKAYCCSMCGRAYTSETYLMKHMSKHTVVEHLVSHQSPQRTESPSIPIRISLI from the exons ATGAATCTGCTCATCGAGTTTAACCcaactgtttattttaggaTGGCAGAGCCTCGATTTAACAACCCGTATTTCTGGCCACCGCCTCCATCCATGCCGAGCCAG CTGGATAACCTGGTCCTCATTAACAAGATCAAGGAGCAGCTGATGGCCGAGAAGATTCGACCGCTGCACCTGCCGCCTACCTCCACCCCCTCTCAGCAGCCGCTACTCGTGCCCGCCTCGTCCCCGGACGGCGGCGCTCAGCACGGCATGCCGGTGCCGAAGCCGCAGCAGGTGCCGGGCCACCACGCCGCGCAGCCACAGGGCTCCGGGCAGCCGGACATCGCTCTGCACGCCCGCGCCACGTCCAGCTCCGGACCAG ATGGGAGTCTGGACGACAAGTCAGCAGTAAAGGCCAAAGGATTGTGGGAAGACTGGCACATGAGACAGCTTGGTGAGCAACCTGGCCGGGTCAACCATCGCTTAG GCCTGGCCCCTTCATCTCGACCCGACAGCCACAGCACCTCGGAGGCCCTGACCCCGACCACCCCGACCTCCAGCAGCCAGAACCGCCTGGGCGGTGCTCCCACCGTCAACATCTTATCCGGGCTGGCCAGCGGCCCCGGCGTGGATCACATGAAGGTCGGCGGCCTGGCGGGACTTTTGGGGCCCCCGCCGAAGGCACCTCGGGGGCGTAAGAAGATAAAAGCCGAAAACAGTTCGGGGCCTCTGCTCGTGGTGCCCTACCCCATCCTGGCTGACCAAGGCTGCGTCACTGTGGCGCCCAAAGAGGGCAAAACCTACAG GTGCAAAGTCTGCCCGCTCACCTTCCTAACCAAGTCTGAGATGCAGATTCACTCCAAGTCCCACACAGAGGCCAAACCACACAAGTGTCCCCACTGCTCCAAGACGTTTGCCAACGCGTCCTACCTATCCCAGCACCTGCGCATCCACCTCGGCATCAAACCCTACCACTGCTCCTACTGCGAGAACTCCTTCCGCCAGCTGTCGCACCTGCAGCAGCACACCAG AATCCACACTGGCGACAGGCCTTATAAATGCGCTCACCCTGGATGTGAAAAAGCTTTTACTCAGCTGTCCAACCTTCAG tcccaCCAGAGGCAGCACAATAAAGATAAGCCGTATAAATGTCCCAACTGCTACCGTGCCTACTCAGACTCTGCATCGCTGCAGATCCACTTGTCAGCGCACGCCATCAAAAACGCTAAGGCCTACTGCTGCAGCATGTGCGGCCGGGCATACACCTCA gaGACCTACCTAATGAAGCACATGTCCAAACACACGGTGGTGGAGCACCTAGTGAGCCACCAGTCCCCCCAGAGGACCGAGTCCCCCAGCATCCCCATCCGCATCTCCCTCATCTGA
- the znf362b gene encoding zinc finger protein 362b isoform X3 produces the protein MNLLIEFNPTVYFRMAEPRFNNPYFWPPPPSMPSQLDNLVLINKIKEQLMAEKIRPLHLPPTSTPSQQPLLVPASSPDGGAQHGMPVPKPQQVPGHHAAQPQGSGQPDIALHARATSSSGPDGSLDDKSAVKAKGLWEDWHMRQLGLAPSSRPDSHSTSEALTPTTPTSSSQNRLGGAPTVNILSGLASGPGVDHMKVGGLAGLLGPPPKAPRGRKKIKAENSSGPLLVVPYPILADQGCVTVAPKEGKTYRCKVCPLTFLTKSEMQIHSKSHTEAKPHKCPHCSKTFANASYLSQHLRIHLGIKPYHCSYCENSFRQLSHLQQHTRIHTGDRPYKCAHPGCEKAFTQLSNLQSHQRQHNKDKPYKCPNCYRAYSDSASLQIHLSAHAIKNAKAYCCSMCGRAYTSETYLMKHMSKHTVVEHLVSHQSPQRTESPSIPIRISLI, from the exons ATGAATCTGCTCATCGAGTTTAACCcaactgtttattttaggaTGGCAGAGCCTCGATTTAACAACCCGTATTTCTGGCCACCGCCTCCATCCATGCCGAGCCAG CTGGATAACCTGGTCCTCATTAACAAGATCAAGGAGCAGCTGATGGCCGAGAAGATTCGACCGCTGCACCTGCCGCCTACCTCCACCCCCTCTCAGCAGCCGCTACTCGTGCCCGCCTCGTCCCCGGACGGCGGCGCTCAGCACGGCATGCCGGTGCCGAAGCCGCAGCAGGTGCCGGGCCACCACGCCGCGCAGCCACAGGGCTCCGGGCAGCCGGACATCGCTCTGCACGCCCGCGCCACGTCCAGCTCCGGACCAG ATGGGAGTCTGGACGACAAGTCAGCAGTAAAGGCCAAAGGATTGTGGGAAGACTGGCACATGAGACAGCTTG GCCTGGCCCCTTCATCTCGACCCGACAGCCACAGCACCTCGGAGGCCCTGACCCCGACCACCCCGACCTCCAGCAGCCAGAACCGCCTGGGCGGTGCTCCCACCGTCAACATCTTATCCGGGCTGGCCAGCGGCCCCGGCGTGGATCACATGAAGGTCGGCGGCCTGGCGGGACTTTTGGGGCCCCCGCCGAAGGCACCTCGGGGGCGTAAGAAGATAAAAGCCGAAAACAGTTCGGGGCCTCTGCTCGTGGTGCCCTACCCCATCCTGGCTGACCAAGGCTGCGTCACTGTGGCGCCCAAAGAGGGCAAAACCTACAG GTGCAAAGTCTGCCCGCTCACCTTCCTAACCAAGTCTGAGATGCAGATTCACTCCAAGTCCCACACAGAGGCCAAACCACACAAGTGTCCCCACTGCTCCAAGACGTTTGCCAACGCGTCCTACCTATCCCAGCACCTGCGCATCCACCTCGGCATCAAACCCTACCACTGCTCCTACTGCGAGAACTCCTTCCGCCAGCTGTCGCACCTGCAGCAGCACACCAG AATCCACACTGGCGACAGGCCTTATAAATGCGCTCACCCTGGATGTGAAAAAGCTTTTACTCAGCTGTCCAACCTTCAG tcccaCCAGAGGCAGCACAATAAAGATAAGCCGTATAAATGTCCCAACTGCTACCGTGCCTACTCAGACTCTGCATCGCTGCAGATCCACTTGTCAGCGCACGCCATCAAAAACGCTAAGGCCTACTGCTGCAGCATGTGCGGCCGGGCATACACCTCA gaGACCTACCTAATGAAGCACATGTCCAAACACACGGTGGTGGAGCACCTAGTGAGCCACCAGTCCCCCCAGAGGACCGAGTCCCCCAGCATCCCCATCCGCATCTCCCTCATCTGA
- the znf362b gene encoding zinc finger protein 362b isoform X2, which yields MNLLIEFNPTVYFRMAEPRFNNPYFWPPPPSMPSQIKEQLMAEKIRPLHLPPTSTPSQQPLLVPASSPDGGAQHGMPVPKPQQVPGHHAAQPQGSGQPDIALHARATSSSGPDGSLDDKSAVKAKGLWEDWHMRQLGEQPGRVNHRLGLAPSSRPDSHSTSEALTPTTPTSSSQNRLGGAPTVNILSGLASGPGVDHMKVGGLAGLLGPPPKAPRGRKKIKAENSSGPLLVVPYPILADQGCVTVAPKEGKTYRCKVCPLTFLTKSEMQIHSKSHTEAKPHKCPHCSKTFANASYLSQHLRIHLGIKPYHCSYCENSFRQLSHLQQHTRIHTGDRPYKCAHPGCEKAFTQLSNLQSHQRQHNKDKPYKCPNCYRAYSDSASLQIHLSAHAIKNAKAYCCSMCGRAYTSETYLMKHMSKHTVVEHLVSHQSPQRTESPSIPIRISLI from the exons ATGAATCTGCTCATCGAGTTTAACCcaactgtttattttaggaTGGCAGAGCCTCGATTTAACAACCCGTATTTCTGGCCACCGCCTCCATCCATGCCGAGCCAG ATCAAGGAGCAGCTGATGGCCGAGAAGATTCGACCGCTGCACCTGCCGCCTACCTCCACCCCCTCTCAGCAGCCGCTACTCGTGCCCGCCTCGTCCCCGGACGGCGGCGCTCAGCACGGCATGCCGGTGCCGAAGCCGCAGCAGGTGCCGGGCCACCACGCCGCGCAGCCACAGGGCTCCGGGCAGCCGGACATCGCTCTGCACGCCCGCGCCACGTCCAGCTCCGGACCAG ATGGGAGTCTGGACGACAAGTCAGCAGTAAAGGCCAAAGGATTGTGGGAAGACTGGCACATGAGACAGCTTGGTGAGCAACCTGGCCGGGTCAACCATCGCTTAG GCCTGGCCCCTTCATCTCGACCCGACAGCCACAGCACCTCGGAGGCCCTGACCCCGACCACCCCGACCTCCAGCAGCCAGAACCGCCTGGGCGGTGCTCCCACCGTCAACATCTTATCCGGGCTGGCCAGCGGCCCCGGCGTGGATCACATGAAGGTCGGCGGCCTGGCGGGACTTTTGGGGCCCCCGCCGAAGGCACCTCGGGGGCGTAAGAAGATAAAAGCCGAAAACAGTTCGGGGCCTCTGCTCGTGGTGCCCTACCCCATCCTGGCTGACCAAGGCTGCGTCACTGTGGCGCCCAAAGAGGGCAAAACCTACAG GTGCAAAGTCTGCCCGCTCACCTTCCTAACCAAGTCTGAGATGCAGATTCACTCCAAGTCCCACACAGAGGCCAAACCACACAAGTGTCCCCACTGCTCCAAGACGTTTGCCAACGCGTCCTACCTATCCCAGCACCTGCGCATCCACCTCGGCATCAAACCCTACCACTGCTCCTACTGCGAGAACTCCTTCCGCCAGCTGTCGCACCTGCAGCAGCACACCAG AATCCACACTGGCGACAGGCCTTATAAATGCGCTCACCCTGGATGTGAAAAAGCTTTTACTCAGCTGTCCAACCTTCAG tcccaCCAGAGGCAGCACAATAAAGATAAGCCGTATAAATGTCCCAACTGCTACCGTGCCTACTCAGACTCTGCATCGCTGCAGATCCACTTGTCAGCGCACGCCATCAAAAACGCTAAGGCCTACTGCTGCAGCATGTGCGGCCGGGCATACACCTCA gaGACCTACCTAATGAAGCACATGTCCAAACACACGGTGGTGGAGCACCTAGTGAGCCACCAGTCCCCCCAGAGGACCGAGTCCCCCAGCATCCCCATCCGCATCTCCCTCATCTGA
- the znf362b gene encoding zinc finger protein 362b isoform X5 has product MAEPRFNNPYFWPPPPSMPSQIKEQLMAEKIRPLHLPPTSTPSQQPLLVPASSPDGGAQHGMPVPKPQQVPGHHAAQPQGSGQPDIALHARATSSSGPDGSLDDKSAVKAKGLWEDWHMRQLGEQPGRVNHRLGLAPSSRPDSHSTSEALTPTTPTSSSQNRLGGAPTVNILSGLASGPGVDHMKVGGLAGLLGPPPKAPRGRKKIKAENSSGPLLVVPYPILADQGCVTVAPKEGKTYRCKVCPLTFLTKSEMQIHSKSHTEAKPHKCPHCSKTFANASYLSQHLRIHLGIKPYHCSYCENSFRQLSHLQQHTRIHTGDRPYKCAHPGCEKAFTQLSNLQSHQRQHNKDKPYKCPNCYRAYSDSASLQIHLSAHAIKNAKAYCCSMCGRAYTSETYLMKHMSKHTVVEHLVSHQSPQRTESPSIPIRISLI; this is encoded by the exons aTGGCAGAGCCTCGATTTAACAACCCGTATTTCTGGCCACCGCCTCCATCCATGCCGAGCCAG ATCAAGGAGCAGCTGATGGCCGAGAAGATTCGACCGCTGCACCTGCCGCCTACCTCCACCCCCTCTCAGCAGCCGCTACTCGTGCCCGCCTCGTCCCCGGACGGCGGCGCTCAGCACGGCATGCCGGTGCCGAAGCCGCAGCAGGTGCCGGGCCACCACGCCGCGCAGCCACAGGGCTCCGGGCAGCCGGACATCGCTCTGCACGCCCGCGCCACGTCCAGCTCCGGACCAG ATGGGAGTCTGGACGACAAGTCAGCAGTAAAGGCCAAAGGATTGTGGGAAGACTGGCACATGAGACAGCTTGGTGAGCAACCTGGCCGGGTCAACCATCGCTTAG GCCTGGCCCCTTCATCTCGACCCGACAGCCACAGCACCTCGGAGGCCCTGACCCCGACCACCCCGACCTCCAGCAGCCAGAACCGCCTGGGCGGTGCTCCCACCGTCAACATCTTATCCGGGCTGGCCAGCGGCCCCGGCGTGGATCACATGAAGGTCGGCGGCCTGGCGGGACTTTTGGGGCCCCCGCCGAAGGCACCTCGGGGGCGTAAGAAGATAAAAGCCGAAAACAGTTCGGGGCCTCTGCTCGTGGTGCCCTACCCCATCCTGGCTGACCAAGGCTGCGTCACTGTGGCGCCCAAAGAGGGCAAAACCTACAG GTGCAAAGTCTGCCCGCTCACCTTCCTAACCAAGTCTGAGATGCAGATTCACTCCAAGTCCCACACAGAGGCCAAACCACACAAGTGTCCCCACTGCTCCAAGACGTTTGCCAACGCGTCCTACCTATCCCAGCACCTGCGCATCCACCTCGGCATCAAACCCTACCACTGCTCCTACTGCGAGAACTCCTTCCGCCAGCTGTCGCACCTGCAGCAGCACACCAG AATCCACACTGGCGACAGGCCTTATAAATGCGCTCACCCTGGATGTGAAAAAGCTTTTACTCAGCTGTCCAACCTTCAG tcccaCCAGAGGCAGCACAATAAAGATAAGCCGTATAAATGTCCCAACTGCTACCGTGCCTACTCAGACTCTGCATCGCTGCAGATCCACTTGTCAGCGCACGCCATCAAAAACGCTAAGGCCTACTGCTGCAGCATGTGCGGCCGGGCATACACCTCA gaGACCTACCTAATGAAGCACATGTCCAAACACACGGTGGTGGAGCACCTAGTGAGCCACCAGTCCCCCCAGAGGACCGAGTCCCCCAGCATCCCCATCCGCATCTCCCTCATCTGA
- the znf362b gene encoding zinc finger protein 362b isoform X4, which yields MAEPRFNNPYFWPPPPSMPSQLDNLVLINKIKEQLMAEKIRPLHLPPTSTPSQQPLLVPASSPDGGAQHGMPVPKPQQVPGHHAAQPQGSGQPDIALHARATSSSGPDGSLDDKSAVKAKGLWEDWHMRQLGEQPGRVNHRLGLAPSSRPDSHSTSEALTPTTPTSSSQNRLGGAPTVNILSGLASGPGVDHMKVGGLAGLLGPPPKAPRGRKKIKAENSSGPLLVVPYPILADQGCVTVAPKEGKTYRCKVCPLTFLTKSEMQIHSKSHTEAKPHKCPHCSKTFANASYLSQHLRIHLGIKPYHCSYCENSFRQLSHLQQHTRIHTGDRPYKCAHPGCEKAFTQLSNLQSHQRQHNKDKPYKCPNCYRAYSDSASLQIHLSAHAIKNAKAYCCSMCGRAYTSETYLMKHMSKHTVVEHLVSHQSPQRTESPSIPIRISLI from the exons aTGGCAGAGCCTCGATTTAACAACCCGTATTTCTGGCCACCGCCTCCATCCATGCCGAGCCAG CTGGATAACCTGGTCCTCATTAACAAGATCAAGGAGCAGCTGATGGCCGAGAAGATTCGACCGCTGCACCTGCCGCCTACCTCCACCCCCTCTCAGCAGCCGCTACTCGTGCCCGCCTCGTCCCCGGACGGCGGCGCTCAGCACGGCATGCCGGTGCCGAAGCCGCAGCAGGTGCCGGGCCACCACGCCGCGCAGCCACAGGGCTCCGGGCAGCCGGACATCGCTCTGCACGCCCGCGCCACGTCCAGCTCCGGACCAG ATGGGAGTCTGGACGACAAGTCAGCAGTAAAGGCCAAAGGATTGTGGGAAGACTGGCACATGAGACAGCTTGGTGAGCAACCTGGCCGGGTCAACCATCGCTTAG GCCTGGCCCCTTCATCTCGACCCGACAGCCACAGCACCTCGGAGGCCCTGACCCCGACCACCCCGACCTCCAGCAGCCAGAACCGCCTGGGCGGTGCTCCCACCGTCAACATCTTATCCGGGCTGGCCAGCGGCCCCGGCGTGGATCACATGAAGGTCGGCGGCCTGGCGGGACTTTTGGGGCCCCCGCCGAAGGCACCTCGGGGGCGTAAGAAGATAAAAGCCGAAAACAGTTCGGGGCCTCTGCTCGTGGTGCCCTACCCCATCCTGGCTGACCAAGGCTGCGTCACTGTGGCGCCCAAAGAGGGCAAAACCTACAG GTGCAAAGTCTGCCCGCTCACCTTCCTAACCAAGTCTGAGATGCAGATTCACTCCAAGTCCCACACAGAGGCCAAACCACACAAGTGTCCCCACTGCTCCAAGACGTTTGCCAACGCGTCCTACCTATCCCAGCACCTGCGCATCCACCTCGGCATCAAACCCTACCACTGCTCCTACTGCGAGAACTCCTTCCGCCAGCTGTCGCACCTGCAGCAGCACACCAG AATCCACACTGGCGACAGGCCTTATAAATGCGCTCACCCTGGATGTGAAAAAGCTTTTACTCAGCTGTCCAACCTTCAG tcccaCCAGAGGCAGCACAATAAAGATAAGCCGTATAAATGTCCCAACTGCTACCGTGCCTACTCAGACTCTGCATCGCTGCAGATCCACTTGTCAGCGCACGCCATCAAAAACGCTAAGGCCTACTGCTGCAGCATGTGCGGCCGGGCATACACCTCA gaGACCTACCTAATGAAGCACATGTCCAAACACACGGTGGTGGAGCACCTAGTGAGCCACCAGTCCCCCCAGAGGACCGAGTCCCCCAGCATCCCCATCCGCATCTCCCTCATCTGA